The sequence below is a genomic window from Thalassomonas haliotis.
AAGCCCAAAAAGTTATTAGCTCTTTGGACCCGGTAAAAGTGTAAAATAAAACCAAAAACGGTTTTGTTAACAATAGGGTTATTTTAGCTTTTTTCAGGCTTGGCAACAGGACAAGTCTGCCCTGAGCGCAGCAGGTAAATCACATCAGCTAACGGCTCGAATAAAATAACCGGCGACAAAATAAAAGATCGGTATAACCCCAGCAGTTTCCTCTGAGGATAGAGAGAGTATTTTTGAGAGAGTTGTGATCACCTGTAAAAACCGGCGACTTAACTGTTATTTATGCCAGGGAGCCGTTAACGCGCGCATATTAATAAACCCCGAAGAACACAGAATCAACAGCCAGATAGAGTTAATAAAAGAGTCACTTGCTTAGTTGTAGAAGTGCTTAGTACCTTAAACACTGACATAACACTATGGCGGTAAATGATTACAGAGTAGTGATCAAGCCGCGCTCGGCTTTTGACAGCCAGAACTGCAACGAACGCTTTGAGTCAAATCCCATCAGTAGCGCCGCACTGTCCAGTGGCTTATCCACCACATAACGGGCACGTAACGCCCGGATGCATTCGGGTCTGAGCCGGGAAATACATTGCGTTAATTCTTCAACCTGGCCCGGCACATAAATGTTCTCCGAACGGTTTTTATCACCGGTGCCGCTGTCAAAACGCTCGCGGATAGAGCTGGAAGCAAAACCGTTTACAGATTCTTTTTTCCGCCAGAATTTGCCCCAGGCCTTAAGTTCGCTTCGCAGCGCCTTAATATTAACCTGCTTGTTTACTTGCTCTGAGATAATATTATCCATTAGACAGCTCTCCTATAACATCAATGACTTTTAACATATAGACATCTTCGATCAAGCCGACGACATCATTCCATTTGGGGTTGAATTCATTATTCTCCCAACGGCGCAAGGTCCGCTCTTCAATGCCATAATCTGCCGCCGACTCTGCCTGGGTGTAACCCCGGCTTTGTCTGGCATACTTTAATAAATCCGAACCTTTTGGCGTACGACAGGTATTTGTCGCAGCAAAACCTACAACTGACTGGCCCATATTCATCCTTTCCTGTTATTTTTCTACGTTACCGGAAGTTCCCCTAAATACGGTTTCCGGTTTTACTCACTGTATGATTAAATCAGCCAACCCCTGTTAGCTAACTTCCCTGCTCCCTTTAAAATGGAAACTTTTCTTTATTAGCGAATGCGCTTAAATATACGTAAACTGAGAATCCGGTTTTAACCTTGCTCTGACTGTATTTTTAGCCATCACTTATCTCCTCTAAATGATCTGATATCTGCCGATATCTTTTTTAGCGCTGTAAATTCCTGCAACTTCACCACCAGCTCTACCGCCTTAGTATTGGTATCGGGCATTAACCTGAGCTGAATCAATAAGGCGCGGCCAATATTCATTGGCAGACTGATTTATCTCCGTCTTAACGAAACGGTTAACTAAGCAGGCCATTTAAGCCAGGTTAATATCGCAATTTTTTATCCCGGCGATTACCCGGGAAAATTCACCTTTCCCGACTAAGCAAAGCTGTTATCCACTAACGGCTTTTTGAAAATGCCTGAGGTTAATATCGCAATTTTTTATCCCGGCGATTACCCGGGAAAATTCACCTTTCCCGACTAAGCAAAGCTGTTATCCACTAACGGCTTTTTGAAAATGCCTGAGGTTAATATCGCAATTTTTTATCCCGGCGATTACCCGGGAAAATTCAACCAGAAAGGTTTTATTGCCATTGGCCGGATTCGAGCTGCAACAACAGCTGGGCGGTATACTGGGGTAGGTACTTGGCCTTAAGGCAAAGCAACAGTTCATTGGTCGCCTGGATAAAATCACGGCTTTCAATGGCGGCAATGACCCGGCTAAAAGTTAAAAAGCGCTCCAGCCCTAACAAATGAATAAGATTAATCAGCGCGGCCAAACGCGCCGGGTTGCAGTGCTCAAGGTTAATATTTTGCCGGGTCTCGGCGAGCAGGGCATTTAAGTCGTTCGCCAATAAAATTTCCGCTTCTTCGAGGCGAATACCGATACCATCAAGATCACGGCCGTAACCTATGCTGAGTTTGCCTGCCGGACAATATTCGGGATAAGACTTAAAGCCCTTATGGCGTTTTATTTGTTGAAT
It includes:
- a CDS encoding helix-turn-helix domain-containing protein, producing MGQSVVGFAATNTCRTPKGSDLLKYARQSRGYTQAESAADYGIEERTLRRWENNEFNPKWNDVVGLIEDVYMLKVIDVIGELSNG
- a CDS encoding glycoside hydrolase family protein gives rise to the protein MHQLIQQIKRHKGFKSYPEYCPAGKLSIGYGRDLDGIGIRLEEAEILLANDLNALLAETRQNINLEHCNPARLAALINLIHLLGLERFLTFSRVIAAIESRDFIQATNELLLCLKAKYLPQYTAQLLLQLESGQWQ